CAGCAGGTCGAGCCCCTCGCCGGCGGTCGACGCGCAGCGCACCTGATACCCCTCGCGGGTCAGCAGCGTCTCGAGGATCTCGCGCATGATCTCCTCGTCGTCGATCACCAGGATGGTGCTCATCGCGCCTTGCGGACCGCCCCGGCGAGCGGCAGGTGAATCGTGAAGCGCGTCCCCTGCCCGAGCTGACTGTCGCAGGTGATGTGGCCGCCGTGTTCCTGGACGATGCCGTAGGTGATCGAGAGCCCGAGCCCGGTCCCCTTGCCGATGGCCTTGGTGGTGAAGAACGGATCGTAGATGCGCGACAGCTGGTCGGCGGGAATGCCGGATCCGGTATCGGCGATCTCGACGACGGCGCCGTTGCGCTCCTGCCGCGTCACGATCGTCAGCCAGCCGCCCTTGGGCATGGCGTCGCGGGCGTTGAGGAACAGGTTGAGGAACACCTGCTGGAGCTTGTGCTCGATGCCCTGGACGATCGGCGCCGCCGCGGCCAGCTCCTTGCGCACCTGGATGCTGCCGGTGCGGAACTGGTGCTCGAGCAGCGACAGCACGTCGTTGATCACCGCGTTGATGTCGCACGGGCCGCTGTCGACCTGCGCCGGACGGGCGAGGTTGAGCAGGCCGTTGACGATCTTGGCGGCGCGGAACGTCTGGCGCTCGATCTTCTCGAGCACCTTGGTCGACGGATCGTCGGCCGGCGCCTGCTGCAGCAGCATCTGCGTGTAGCTGGAGATGCCGGTGAGCGGCGTGTTGACCTCGTGAGCGACGCCGGCGGCGAGCAGGCCGATCGACGCCATCTTGTCCGAGATCTGCAGCTGCTCTTCGAGCTGCACGCGGGTCGAGATGTCTTCGATGATGACGATGGTGCCGACGATCTCGGCGGCGGAATCACGGAGCGGCGTCGCCCCGACGTTGACCAGGAGGCGGCGCGGCGGATCGTGACGCGTCGACATCGGGATCCGGTAATACGCCGCGCCCTCGCGCGACGCGCCGCGGATCATGGCGACCAGCGAGGAATCGAGCAGCGCATCGAGCGGCTGGCCGACCGCCGCTTCGTGGCGCACGCCGTAGAGCTCTTCCATCTGGCGGTTCCAGCGGATCACGCAGCCGTTGCGGTCGAGCACCGCCAGGCCGTCGTTCAGCGATTCGAGGATGTTCTCGCTGAACTGCCGCATCCGCTCGAGCTCGTCCGCCTTGGTTCGCAGCTGCCGGTACAGACGGCCGTTCTCCAGCGCCGTCGCCGCCTGCGCCGCCACCGCCGACAGCAGCGCCATGTCTTCGCTGCTCAACGGCTCGCCGCCTTCGCCCCTGCGGGGCTTCGGCGAGACCGCCTGCGGCGGCGCGAGCTTCCGTCCCAGGGCCATCACCGCGATCGTTCCCTCCTTTGAGACGCAGGGAACGAAGTAGTGGATTCCGGCGTGGCGCCAGAAATCCACTTCGTGCGGGTCGAGCCGGCGCAGCGCGAACGTGTCGTCGAGCGCGAGCGTGTGCCCCGAGAACAACCGCGTCGCCACCTCGGAGCCCGCCTGCAGCGGCGGCGGCCCGTCGGCGAAGCCGGCGTGCGCGATGGTGACGAAATCGCCGGCCGCCGCGGAAACCGGCGCCAGCATCAGCGCCATGCGATCGACCACCAGCGTTTCGGTGACCCGGTTGACCAGACGCTCGCTGAGCCGCTGCAGATCCAGGTCGCTGTTGAGATCGCGCGCGAATCCGACCAGCGCGCGCCGGTAGTCGTAGCGATCGCGGTAGTACACCCGATCGAGCCCGGTCTGGATCGCGTTCTTGACCGGCCGCGACAGGAGCACGACGACGAACGTCGCGAGCAGCGCGATGACCGGGTTGCTGCGCTGATCGGCGTCGCGCAGGAACACCGCCCCGGCCATCCGCAGCAGCACCGCGTAGATCGCCGCGATGGCGGCGAGCGCCGCCGCGTAGACCAGCGCGCGCTTGATGATCACCTCGACGTCCATCAGCCGGTAGCGCACGATGGCGGAGGCAAAGGCGAGCGGGATCAGGCCGAGCAGCAGCGCGGTCAGCTCGAACCCCCTGATCGGCGGCAGGCCGAACGCGAACGGCAGCGCATAGCCGAGAACGAACGGCACCGAGCCGAGCGCGGTGCCCCACACGATCCATCGCAGCTGGCGGCGGGCGGTCACCGATCGGACGCGGCGCAGCGCCCGCACCATGATCGCCAGCCCGGCGATCAGGCTCACCGCCAGGTAGACCAACTGGGCGGCCTGCACCAGGCCGGCGACACGCGTCAGCACCTCGCCGTGACGCGCGCCGTTGACGACGCCGGCCACCGACACCGCCCCCAGCAGCAGCGCGGGCAGATAGATCGCGGGCACCAGCGTCCGCCCGGTATCGCTGCGCACCCACGCGTCGGGCCGATCCGGGAAGACCAGCGCGAAATGCAGGAACAGCGGCGGCAGCAGCAGTTGCGCCGTGATGTCCCCCCAGTAGAACGTCCAGTCGAGCGGATCGAGCTTGCCCGTGAACGAGAACGCCATGACGCCGAAGAAGGCGACGGTGAGCCAGAAGAAGTGCAGCGTCGCCTGATGATCCGGCCGGCGCAGACGCACCGACGCGCCGACGAGAAGCGAGAAGATGCCGACCGCGGCCAGCGACAGATAGAGCCCGAACGGACCCGACGGGACGGGCGCGACGTCGATCTCGGCGTGCTGCTGCGCCCGCATCCGCAGGATCGTGTAGCGCAGCCGGTCGCCGGCCGCCGCCTCGTGCAGCCGCGACACCACGTCCTCGACGCGCTCGACGATCTGCCCGTCGACCATCAGCAGCACGTCCCCCTGCTCGACGCCGGCGCGCGCCGCGGCGGTCCCGGCGGCGACTTCGGCCGCCACGACCTCCCCCCCGGGTCCCATCTTCCAGAGGACGCCGTCTTCGAGCTCCCGCCACGTCCATCGCTGGGCGACGTTCAGCCCGGCGAGGAGGAGCAGGGCGGCGACGATGAGGCTGGTGCCCGTGCGGATCATGCGTACAGGGTGTATCCACCCCGACCTAGCAAACGGCATACCCCGCACCCGGCCGCAGAATCAGCATCGAAACCCTTTGTTTTCAGCCATTTATATCACGGCGCAGAGGCACCGGCGGCGCCGATTCCAACGCCGTGGAACAACGCATCCAAATTGTTGGAGCGGGGACTGTCTAGAACCGGATCAGGACGCCGCCGACCATCCGCTTCGGCGGCCGGACGACGAGCAGCTCGTCGTAGATCGATCCGGCGTCGTTCGGATCGCGGAACAGATTGCGAAGCCCCACGAGCACTTCCCAGCGCGCGGCGTTGCTGAACGGCATGAACGGCAGCGCCTGGTTGACCTGGACGTCGAACCGGTAGTCGAGGGACGGACGCGTCGGATCGTTGCCGCGCGCGAACGCGTTGTTCACCTTGTAGAGCACGAACACGCGCGTCGCGGTGTGCGGCAGCTCCGTTTCGAGCGACGTGGTCACGTCGTGGATGTCTTCCTGCCGCGGACGGATCGCGGCCGGCGCCCACATCGCGATCGCGGCCATGTCGCCGCGCGCGATCCACTGCGTCCGGGTGACGCTGTAATCGACCGAGCCGCGGATCTTCTGCGCCGGCGTGCTGCTCCAGCGTACGCCCCAGCCTTCCGCCTCGAGCCCCCCGGCGTTGGCGACGAAGTAGTGTCCGGGAGACTTCGGACCGCCGTTGATCGGCAGGCCGAAGAGCGTCGCGACCTGGCCGTTGACGCGCTGCTCGAAGCGGCGCACGCCGATGACGAACGCGCCGCTGAACTCGTGCGCGATGCCGACGTCGACGAACCGCACGCGCTCGACGCGCAGGTCTTCTCCTTCGAGCGGCGCGAACGTGCGCTCGGGCGGCAGCCACGGCCCGACGGTGGCCGGCGCGAGGAACTCCTCGGCGCCCGGCGCGACCATCCGCTGACCGGCGGTCGCGGTCACGAACGTATGGCGGTACGGCGTGAGCGTCAGCCCCAGACGGGGGCTGAGCAGCGACCGCTGGCGGAGGTAGTCGTAGCGGGCGTAGCGCGCGCCGTATTCGAGGGCCAGCGTCGGCGACACCGTCCAGCGATCGCGCCCGTAGATCTCGCCGACGTTGCGCGACTCGTCGTTCACCGGGGCGGCCCCGGACAGCAGCGCCCGCCGCGGGTGGGTGTACTGCTGCGTGCTGTACGACACGCCGAACGCGGAATCGTGCGACGTGGCGATGCGCGACGAGAACGACCCCGCGACGATCCACGCCGAGACGTCCGACTGGCTCATCGACGCCCGCACGTCCCAGCGGCCCGCCGCGGCGGGCGCGCCGATCGACATGTAGGCGACCCCGCGCGGCACGAACTCGCTGAACAGCAGCGGACCCGGTCCGAACGCCGACGTGGTCAGGAAGTTGACTTCGCCGGAGAACGGGGTCGCGGTGAAGAACGTCGCGGCCATGGTCGCGGCGCTGTCGAGCGCGCGCCCGAAAATCGATCCGGCCGGATCGCCGTCGAACCCGCTGGTGCGTGCCGCGTCGGCGATCGAGACGACGCCGCTCTCCTGTTTCAACACGCTGCGCTTGATGTGGCGCAGCCGCCACG
This genomic window from Vicinamibacterales bacterium contains:
- a CDS encoding ATP-binding protein, whose amino-acid sequence is MIRTGTSLIVAALLLLAGLNVAQRWTWRELEDGVLWKMGPGGEVVAAEVAAGTAAARAGVEQGDVLLMVDGQIVERVEDVVSRLHEAAAGDRLRYTILRMRAQQHAEIDVAPVPSGPFGLYLSLAAVGIFSLLVGASVRLRRPDHQATLHFFWLTVAFFGVMAFSFTGKLDPLDWTFYWGDITAQLLLPPLFLHFALVFPDRPDAWVRSDTGRTLVPAIYLPALLLGAVSVAGVVNGARHGEVLTRVAGLVQAAQLVYLAVSLIAGLAIMVRALRRVRSVTARRQLRWIVWGTALGSVPFVLGYALPFAFGLPPIRGFELTALLLGLIPLAFASAIVRYRLMDVEVIIKRALVYAAALAAIAAIYAVLLRMAGAVFLRDADQRSNPVIALLATFVVVLLSRPVKNAIQTGLDRVYYRDRYDYRRALVGFARDLNSDLDLQRLSERLVNRVTETLVVDRMALMLAPVSAAAGDFVTIAHAGFADGPPPLQAGSEVATRLFSGHTLALDDTFALRRLDPHEVDFWRHAGIHYFVPCVSKEGTIAVMALGRKLAPPQAVSPKPRRGEGGEPLSSEDMALLSAVAAQAATALENGRLYRQLRTKADELERMRQFSENILESLNDGLAVLDRNGCVIRWNRQMEELYGVRHEAAVGQPLDALLDSSLVAMIRGASREGAAYYRIPMSTRHDPPRRLLVNVGATPLRDSAAEIVGTIVIIEDISTRVQLEEQLQISDKMASIGLLAAGVAHEVNTPLTGISSYTQMLLQQAPADDPSTKVLEKIERQTFRAAKIVNGLLNLARPAQVDSGPCDINAVINDVLSLLEHQFRTGSIQVRKELAAAAPIVQGIEHKLQQVFLNLFLNARDAMPKGGWLTIVTRQERNGAVVEIADTGSGIPADQLSRIYDPFFTTKAIGKGTGLGLSITYGIVQEHGGHITCDSQLGQGTRFTIHLPLAGAVRKAR
- a CDS encoding TonB-dependent receptor, producing MARLTGLFAAAAIVGATVGPAHAQSRIPATPLRASVQGQQARLMLGSIQGTVIDDRGGPVAGAMVSALGAATLMATTDARGRFVIQPLPSGEYQLRVHRAGFVSTRRDRVRVNAAAADVDKIQMRRADDAPLAARTILAAGMSVPSGENPVPDDDNHSETAWRLRHIKRSVLKQESGVVSIADAARTSGFDGDPAGSIFGRALDSAATMAATFFTATPFSGEVNFLTTSAFGPGPLLFSEFVPRGVAYMSIGAPAAAGRWDVRASMSQSDVSAWIVAGSFSSRIATSHDSAFGVSYSTQQYTHPRRALLSGAAPVNDESRNVGEIYGRDRWTVSPTLALEYGARYARYDYLRQRSLLSPRLGLTLTPYRHTFVTATAGQRMVAPGAEEFLAPATVGPWLPPERTFAPLEGEDLRVERVRFVDVGIAHEFSGAFVIGVRRFEQRVNGQVATLFGLPINGGPKSPGHYFVANAGGLEAEGWGVRWSSTPAQKIRGSVDYSVTRTQWIARGDMAAIAMWAPAAIRPRQEDIHDVTTSLETELPHTATRVFVLYKVNNAFARGNDPTRPSLDYRFDVQVNQALPFMPFSNAARWEVLVGLRNLFRDPNDAGSIYDELLVVRPPKRMVGGVLIRF